A single window of Nocardia sp. NBC_01327 DNA harbors:
- a CDS encoding NADPH-dependent F420 reductase — protein sequence MTTVGLIGSGNIGGTLARLAVAAGIDVVLSNSRGPETLADLVRELGERARAGTPEEAAAAGDIVVVTVPLKAYRDVPADPLVGKVVIDTNNYYPERDGEFPDLEAGTATSSELLQRHLPRSRVVKAFNNIYFKHLAVLSRPAGASDRTALPIAGDDSEAKAAAAQFINALGYDTVDIGGASDSWRTHPDTPAYGAPYAVAAPFWENDAAPADAETVRKAVDAAER from the coding sequence ATGACTACGGTGGGATTGATCGGAAGCGGCAATATCGGCGGGACGCTGGCCAGACTGGCCGTCGCCGCCGGGATCGATGTGGTGCTGAGCAATTCCCGGGGGCCCGAGACATTGGCCGATCTGGTGCGGGAGCTGGGGGAGCGGGCGCGCGCCGGAACTCCGGAGGAGGCGGCCGCGGCCGGAGACATCGTGGTGGTGACGGTTCCGCTGAAGGCCTATCGCGACGTACCGGCGGACCCGCTGGTCGGCAAGGTCGTCATCGATACCAATAACTACTACCCCGAACGCGACGGCGAGTTCCCGGATCTGGAGGCGGGGACGGCCACCAGCAGTGAACTACTTCAGCGGCATCTGCCGCGGTCACGGGTTGTCAAGGCGTTCAACAACATCTACTTCAAGCATCTCGCGGTGCTGAGTCGCCCGGCCGGCGCGTCCGATCGGACAGCGCTGCCCATCGCGGGCGATGATTCCGAGGCGAAAGCCGCTGCCGCACAGTTCATCAATGCCCTGGGCTACGACACGGTCGATATCGGCGGCGCGAGCGACAGCTGGCGGACTCATCCCGATACCCCGGCCTACGGTGCGCCGTACGCGGTGGCGGCTCCCTTCTGGGAGAACGACGCGGCCCCGGCCGATGCCGAGACGGTGCGCAAGGCGGTCGACGCCGCCGAGCGGTGA
- a CDS encoding DUF4189 domain-containing protein — MRKILLGTAGIAFAALANVLPAAPASASANWGAIAVSGDGDLGWAWNYDSESAASQAAEAKCGYSDCSTVASFTGCGSVAYSASMNKYTGGYGSTPAEAESSALWYGDSTIVRAAICND, encoded by the coding sequence ATGCGCAAGATCCTTCTCGGTACCGCCGGTATCGCGTTCGCCGCCCTCGCCAACGTATTGCCCGCCGCACCGGCGTCGGCCTCCGCCAACTGGGGCGCCATTGCCGTCTCCGGCGACGGCGATCTGGGCTGGGCCTGGAATTACGACTCCGAGTCCGCCGCCAGCCAGGCCGCCGAGGCCAAGTGCGGTTACAGCGACTGCTCGACCGTCGCCTCCTTCACGGGCTGCGGTTCGGTCGCCTACTCGGCGAGCATGAACAAGTACACCGGCGGATACGGCAGCACCCCGGCGGAGGCGGAGAGTTCCGCGCTCTGGTACGGCGATTCCACCATCGTGCGCGCGGCCATCTGCAACGACTGA
- a CDS encoding nuclear transport factor 2 family protein, whose protein sequence is MDLNAVEEIRTLKYRYLRTLDLKQWKDFGETLSTDVIGSYGSPSGGMPLEFAGRDQIVDYMQGALSGNIITVHVANHPEIEVDGDTATGSWCLEDTVIVPDYQLLIRGAAYYNDTYRREDGIWRITSTGYVRIYESKVSTAGLPGYEITANRWAGN, encoded by the coding sequence ATGGATTTGAACGCAGTCGAGGAGATTCGCACACTCAAGTACCGCTATCTGCGGACGCTGGACCTCAAGCAGTGGAAGGATTTCGGCGAGACGCTCAGCACCGACGTGATCGGTTCCTACGGGTCGCCGTCGGGCGGTATGCCGCTCGAATTCGCAGGTCGGGACCAGATTGTCGACTATATGCAGGGCGCGCTGAGCGGGAACATCATCACCGTGCACGTGGCCAATCACCCGGAGATCGAGGTCGACGGTGATACCGCCACCGGCAGTTGGTGTTTGGAGGACACGGTCATAGTCCCCGACTATCAATTGCTGATTCGCGGAGCCGCGTACTACAACGACACCTACCGCCGCGAGGACGGCATCTGGCGGATCACGAGCACCGGTTACGTGCGGATCTACGAGTCCAAGGTGTCCACCGCGGGCCTGCCCGGGTACGAGATCACGGCCAATCGGTGGGCCGGAAACTGA
- a CDS encoding NAD(P)H-dependent amine dehydrogenase family protein → MIPTLVWGTGNVGRAAIRAVAAHPALKLTGVLVHNPAKVGRDAGDLAGLDTELGVAATDDIAAALASGPGAVVYAASGDIRPDDALADILRALRAGAVVVTPALYALYDQRNAPAELREPVLAAIAEGGGSLFVSGVDPGWGNDVLPLLVSGLGSTVDVVRCQEIFDYTTYDQPDSVRYLVGMGQPMDYDPPMLMASVPTMVWGGQIRLIARGLGVAVEEIREVVERRPLEATVSTELMGEFEAGTQGAIRFEVQGIVDGRPRIVIEHITRIHASCATDWPLPHSGAGAHRVIIEGRPRIEVTIQATDEDGNHSAGGNATAVGRLVGAIDWLVAAEPGLYDALDIPLRPGTLGRNQP, encoded by the coding sequence ATGATACCCACCCTGGTCTGGGGCACCGGCAATGTCGGCCGTGCCGCCATCCGCGCGGTGGCCGCGCATCCGGCGCTGAAATTGACCGGTGTGCTCGTGCACAATCCGGCGAAGGTGGGCCGCGATGCGGGTGATCTCGCCGGGCTCGACACCGAACTGGGGGTGGCGGCGACCGACGATATCGCCGCCGCGCTCGCCTCCGGGCCGGGCGCCGTGGTGTACGCGGCCTCGGGCGATATCCGGCCCGATGACGCGCTCGCCGATATCCTGCGCGCACTGCGGGCGGGCGCGGTGGTGGTGACACCCGCGCTCTACGCCCTCTACGACCAGCGCAATGCCCCGGCAGAACTTCGTGAGCCGGTGCTCGCCGCCATCGCCGAGGGTGGCGGATCGCTGTTCGTCTCCGGCGTCGATCCGGGCTGGGGCAACGATGTGCTGCCGCTGCTCGTGAGCGGGCTCGGCAGCACCGTGGATGTGGTGCGCTGCCAGGAGATCTTCGACTACACCACCTACGACCAACCCGATTCGGTGCGCTATCTGGTCGGCATGGGCCAGCCCATGGACTACGACCCGCCCATGCTCATGGCCTCGGTGCCGACCATGGTGTGGGGCGGGCAGATTCGGCTCATCGCGCGCGGACTCGGCGTCGCCGTCGAGGAGATCCGCGAGGTGGTCGAGCGGCGTCCGCTCGAAGCCACCGTCAGCACCGAGCTCATGGGCGAATTCGAGGCGGGCACCCAGGGTGCGATCCGTTTCGAGGTGCAGGGCATTGTCGACGGCCGCCCGCGCATCGTCATCGAACACATCACCCGCATCCACGCCTCCTGCGCCACCGATTGGCCGCTGCCGCACAGCGGCGCCGGCGCGCATCGCGTGATCATCGAGGGCCGCCCGCGCATCGAGGTCACCATCCAGGCCACCGATGAGGACGGCAATCACTCCGCGGGCGGAAACGCCACCGCCGTAGGCAGATTGGTCGGCGCCATCGACTGGCTCGTGGCCGCCGAACCCGGCCTCTACGACGCCCTCGACATTCCCCTGCGACCCGGCACTCTCGGAAGGAACCAGCCGTGA
- a CDS encoding carboxymuconolactone decarboxylase family protein: MIIDIPEGKDPIGYVWGEMVPGIGTAAAAFSLAVYSHTTLGLREFEAARLRIAQINGCLFCLDWRTDRDGEKVGESFEQDVTDWRTTESFDDRTRLAAEYAERYALDHHNLDDEFWARMFAAYSQAEVVELSMCLGSWLAFGRLNHVLGLDAVCVLPGHPAGQ, encoded by the coding sequence GTGATCATCGACATTCCCGAAGGCAAGGACCCCATCGGCTACGTGTGGGGTGAAATGGTGCCCGGCATCGGCACCGCCGCCGCCGCGTTCTCCCTCGCCGTCTACTCGCACACCACGCTGGGACTGCGCGAATTCGAGGCCGCCCGGCTGCGCATCGCGCAGATCAACGGCTGCCTGTTCTGCCTGGACTGGCGCACCGATCGTGACGGCGAGAAGGTCGGGGAATCCTTCGAGCAGGACGTCACCGACTGGCGCACCACCGAATCCTTCGACGACCGCACCCGCCTGGCCGCCGAATACGCCGAGCGCTACGCCCTGGACCACCACAATCTCGACGATGAATTCTGGGCCCGCATGTTTGCCGCCTACTCCCAGGCCGAAGTGGTGGAACTGTCCATGTGCCTGGGCTCCTGGCTGGCCTTCGGCCGCCTCAATCATGTGCTCGGCCTCGATGCCGTCTGCGTACTCCCCGGTCATCCCGCGGGGCAGTAG
- a CDS encoding PadR family transcriptional regulator, with the protein MAGKRAFRRVNPLSLAVLVQLWERPMHPYQMSQTLKQRGKDDSVRINYGALYAVVESLLQQGFIDVVGAEQEGNRPARTVYRITDDGIAEMRDWLREWVSEAEKEYPRFMAALSFLPVLGPDEAADLLNRRIAVLDKRIAAINDTKIATESWLPELLIIEGLYELRMLEADREFTAGLVVRIQTGELGGIAGWRQIYELSQKFPGGRIPPEESDKLMEEWGLPTPPT; encoded by the coding sequence ATGGCTGGGAAACGAGCGTTTCGCCGTGTCAATCCGTTGTCGCTGGCGGTACTGGTGCAGCTGTGGGAGCGGCCCATGCATCCGTATCAGATGTCGCAGACGCTCAAGCAGCGCGGCAAGGACGACAGTGTGCGGATCAATTACGGTGCGCTGTACGCCGTGGTGGAATCGCTACTGCAGCAGGGGTTCATCGACGTCGTCGGGGCCGAGCAGGAGGGGAATCGGCCCGCGCGCACCGTGTACCGGATCACCGATGACGGCATTGCCGAAATGCGGGACTGGTTGCGCGAGTGGGTATCCGAGGCCGAGAAAGAGTATCCGCGGTTCATGGCCGCGCTGTCGTTTCTGCCGGTGCTGGGCCCCGATGAGGCCGCCGATCTGCTGAACCGCCGAATTGCCGTGCTGGACAAGCGGATTGCCGCCATCAATGACACCAAGATCGCCACCGAGAGCTGGCTTCCCGAACTTCTCATTATCGAGGGGCTCTACGAGCTGCGGATGCTGGAGGCCGATCGGGAGTTCACGGCCGGGCTGGTGGTCCGCATCCAGACGGGCGAGCTGGGCGGGATCGCGGGCTGGCGGCAGATATACGAACTGTCGCAAAAGTTTCCGGGCGGCCGGATACCGCCGGAGGAGAGCGACAAGCTCATGGAGGAATGGGGGTTACCGACACCACCCACGTGA
- a CDS encoding ABC transporter ATP-binding protein, with translation MSFSSHPPATAMPAVEVSDLVKVYPGGRRTPEIRALDGLTFAIAAGTVYGMLGPNGAGKSTTTKICTTLARATSGTARVAGFDVGADAGAIRHRIGYVSQGSGADPRQTPFENLVMAARLHGISRRDALGRAAGLLEQFQLTEARDRKVAKLSGGMRRKLDVAVGLVHTPAVLFLDEPTTGLDPQARAEMWSEIRRLATEAALTVVLTTHYLEEADELCDRLVIIDHGRAVIEGTPAQLKSTLDGDTLTVELINPDVAAVRAVGESISALRDVVVETDGPGGRMIARTDDPSGVVGRVISEFDAAAIAFGAVSVSRPTLDDVYLHYAGRSYRSGAAHGKRAEVAA, from the coding sequence ATGTCTTTTTCTTCCCACCCACCTGCTACAGCCATGCCCGCGGTCGAGGTCAGCGACCTCGTCAAGGTCTACCCCGGCGGACGGCGAACCCCGGAAATCCGGGCGCTGGACGGCCTGACCTTCGCCATTGCCGCCGGCACCGTCTACGGAATGCTCGGGCCCAATGGCGCGGGCAAATCCACCACCACCAAGATCTGCACCACCCTCGCACGCGCCACCTCGGGCACCGCGCGGGTGGCCGGATTCGATGTCGGCGCCGATGCGGGCGCCATCCGCCATCGCATCGGCTACGTCTCCCAGGGCTCGGGCGCGGACCCGCGGCAGACGCCCTTCGAGAATCTCGTCATGGCCGCCCGGCTGCACGGGATTTCCCGGCGCGACGCCCTCGGGCGGGCCGCCGGACTGCTCGAGCAATTCCAGCTCACCGAGGCGCGGGATCGTAAGGTGGCCAAGCTGTCCGGCGGTATGCGGCGCAAGCTGGATGTCGCCGTGGGGCTGGTGCATACGCCGGCGGTGCTGTTCCTCGATGAACCCACCACCGGACTCGACCCGCAGGCGCGCGCCGAAATGTGGTCCGAGATCCGGCGATTGGCCACCGAGGCGGCGCTCACCGTGGTGTTGACCACGCACTATCTGGAGGAGGCCGATGAGCTGTGCGACCGCCTGGTCATCATCGATCACGGCCGCGCCGTCATCGAAGGCACTCCGGCACAGCTGAAGTCGACGCTCGACGGCGACACCTTGACAGTGGAGCTCATCAACCCGGACGTGGCCGCGGTGCGTGCGGTCGGCGAATCGATCTCCGCACTGCGCGATGTGGTGGTCGAGACCGATGGACCCGGCGGCCGCATGATCGCCCGCACCGACGATCCGTCCGGCGTGGTCGGCCGGGTGATCTCGGAATTCGACGCTGCCGCAATTGCATTCGGTGCGGTGTCGGTGTCACGCCCGACCCTCGATGATGTGTATCTGCACTATGCGGGCCGCTCCTACCGGTCCGGCGCGGCCCATGGCAAGCGGGCGGAGGTGGCAGCATGA
- a CDS encoding ABC transporter permease gives MSTLTAYETPSAGWFVAAGQIFRRWSINTLRESWGVAAALLQPIVWILLFGQVFKSVGSIPGFGSANYITFLVPGVLMMTVLYSGVWAGTSYIEDIDNGVMNQLLTAPISRSAVIAGQLAVQLVIGIVQSALVLGIGFLGGARYPGGINGMALALAAATLLAAIFCAGSVALALTARSQIALIGMSQLIILPATFLSSGMMATALMPGWVQGISRFNPVSWAVDIGRSGLAGAADAGFVAAHLGYLLALAALAFWWAVSAFRSYQRTQ, from the coding sequence ATGAGCACCCTGACCGCCTACGAAACCCCTTCCGCCGGATGGTTCGTCGCCGCCGGGCAGATCTTCCGCCGCTGGTCGATCAATACCCTGCGCGAATCCTGGGGTGTGGCCGCCGCACTGCTGCAACCCATTGTCTGGATTCTCTTGTTCGGCCAGGTCTTCAAATCGGTCGGCAGTATTCCGGGATTCGGCTCGGCGAACTACATCACCTTCCTGGTGCCGGGCGTCCTCATGATGACCGTGCTCTACTCCGGCGTGTGGGCGGGCACCTCCTATATCGAGGACATCGACAACGGTGTGATGAATCAGCTGCTCACCGCGCCGATTTCGCGCAGCGCGGTGATCGCGGGCCAGCTCGCCGTCCAGCTCGTCATCGGCATCGTGCAATCGGCGCTCGTGCTCGGCATCGGATTCCTCGGCGGCGCACGGTATCCCGGCGGTATCAACGGAATGGCGCTCGCGCTCGCGGCCGCCACCCTGCTGGCGGCGATCTTCTGCGCCGGGTCGGTGGCCCTCGCGCTGACCGCGCGCAGTCAGATCGCCTTGATCGGCATGTCGCAGCTGATCATTCTGCCCGCGACCTTCCTGTCCTCGGGCATGATGGCCACCGCCCTCATGCCCGGTTGGGTGCAGGGCATTTCGAGGTTCAACCCGGTGTCCTGGGCGGTCGATATCGGCCGCAGCGGACTCGCGGGCGCGGCGGACGCGGGATTCGTGGCCGCCCACCTCGGGTACCTGCTGGCGCTGGCCGCCCTCGCGTTCTGGTGGGCCGTCTCCGCCTTCCGGAGTTATCAGCGCACACAGTGA
- the yaaA gene encoding peroxide stress protein YaaA: MLVLLPPSETKSDGGSGRPLDLDTLAMPQLTAVRDKLVTELIQLAADPEASRSALALGKGADAEIARNAALRTSPTRAALDRYTGVLYDALDAACFTTAQRTKANARLAIGSALFGVVRAGDPIPAYRLSGGSKLPGMPTLQSVWKQVLPEALREETDGQLIVDLRSGTYQNLGRIPGAITAAVLTERPDGSRTVVSHFNKHHKGLLARALVLARSEPTDINGLARVAEKFGLRIEIASPTELLVLT, from the coding sequence GTGCTGGTGCTGCTGCCTCCCTCAGAAACCAAGTCCGACGGTGGTTCGGGCCGTCCCCTGGACCTGGACACCCTTGCGATGCCGCAGCTCACGGCGGTTCGCGACAAGCTGGTCACCGAGCTGATCCAATTGGCCGCCGATCCGGAGGCCTCGCGGTCCGCGCTGGCACTGGGCAAGGGGGCTGACGCGGAGATCGCGCGCAATGCCGCGCTGCGCACCTCGCCGACGCGGGCGGCGCTGGACCGGTACACCGGCGTGCTCTACGACGCGCTCGATGCCGCGTGCTTCACCACCGCCCAGCGCACCAAGGCCAATGCGCGCCTCGCCATCGGGTCGGCGCTGTTCGGTGTGGTCCGGGCGGGCGATCCGATTCCGGCGTACCGGCTTTCGGGCGGTTCGAAGCTGCCCGGTATGCCGACACTGCAATCGGTGTGGAAGCAGGTGCTGCCGGAGGCGCTGCGCGAGGAGACCGACGGGCAGCTGATCGTCGATCTGCGGTCGGGCACCTACCAGAACCTGGGCCGCATTCCGGGTGCGATCACCGCCGCCGTGCTCACCGAGCGTCCCGACGGCAGCCGGACGGTGGTGAGCCATTTCAATAAGCACCACAAGGGTCTGCTGGCCCGCGCGCTGGTCCTCGCCCGTTCCGAGCCGACCGATATCAACGGCCTGGCCCGGGTGGCCGAGAAGTTCGGCCTGCGCATCGAAATCGCTTCGCCGACCGAACTTCTCGTACTCACCTAG
- a CDS encoding proline--tRNA ligase — MITRLSHLFLRTLRDDPADAEVPSHRLLVRAGYVRRIAPGIYSWLPLGLRTLRKIENVVREEMDAIGAQEISLPALLPREPYETTNRWTEYGDGLFRLKDRKGQDYLLGPTHEELFALTVKGEYNSYKDLPVTLYQIQTKYRDEARPRAGILRGREFIMKDSYSFDLDEDGLKKSYSAHREAYQKIFERLGVSYVIVAATSGAMGGSASEEFLADSPVGEDTYVLCRESGYAANVEAVITAAPPEIPLEGQAEAVVHQTPGTPTIASLVEWANSAGIAEQLGRPVTAADTLKNVIVKLRYPDGKTEILGVGLPGDREVDEKRLEASVEPAEVELLGDADFKANPFLVKGYIGPKALLANGVRYLLDPRVVSGTAWITGADESGKHYVNLVAGRDFVADGTIEAAEVRDGDPSPDGRGVLEAARGIEIGHIFQLGQKYTDSFEVDVLGENGKPVRLTMGSYGVGVSRMMAVIAEQMHDEKGLRWPREVAPYDVHVVIANKDDGAREGAEQIVAELNSHGLEVLFDDRKASPGVKFKDAELLGMPLVVVIGRGWAEGKLELRDRFAGTSDELPAESAVASIVARVRG; from the coding sequence GTGATCACCCGCCTCTCCCACCTCTTCCTGCGCACCCTGCGCGACGATCCCGCCGATGCCGAGGTGCCCAGCCACAGGTTGCTGGTCCGCGCCGGATATGTGCGCCGCATCGCGCCCGGCATCTACTCGTGGCTGCCGCTCGGCCTGCGCACGCTGCGCAAGATCGAGAACGTCGTCCGGGAGGAAATGGACGCCATCGGCGCCCAGGAGATTTCGCTGCCGGCGCTGCTGCCGCGCGAACCGTACGAGACCACCAACCGGTGGACCGAATACGGCGACGGCCTGTTCCGGCTCAAGGACCGCAAGGGGCAGGACTACCTGCTCGGCCCCACCCACGAGGAGCTTTTCGCGCTCACCGTGAAGGGCGAATACAACTCGTACAAGGATCTGCCGGTCACCCTGTACCAGATCCAGACCAAGTACCGCGACGAGGCGCGTCCGCGCGCCGGCATTCTGCGCGGCCGCGAATTCATCATGAAGGATTCGTACTCCTTCGACCTCGATGAGGACGGGCTCAAGAAGAGCTACAGCGCGCACCGCGAGGCGTACCAGAAGATCTTCGAGCGCTTGGGCGTGTCGTATGTGATCGTGGCCGCCACCTCCGGCGCCATGGGCGGATCCGCCTCCGAGGAGTTCCTGGCCGACAGCCCCGTGGGTGAGGACACCTACGTGCTCTGCCGCGAATCCGGTTATGCCGCAAACGTCGAGGCAGTGATTACCGCCGCACCCCCCGAGATCCCGCTCGAGGGTCAGGCCGAGGCCGTGGTGCACCAGACCCCCGGCACTCCGACCATCGCGTCGCTGGTGGAGTGGGCGAACAGCGCGGGCATCGCCGAGCAGCTGGGCCGCCCCGTCACCGCCGCCGACACTCTGAAGAACGTGATCGTCAAGCTGCGCTACCCGGACGGCAAGACCGAGATCCTCGGCGTCGGCCTTCCGGGCGACCGCGAGGTCGACGAGAAGCGGCTCGAGGCCTCGGTCGAACCCGCCGAGGTGGAGCTGCTCGGCGATGCGGACTTCAAGGCCAACCCCTTCCTGGTCAAGGGCTACATCGGCCCGAAGGCGCTGCTGGCCAACGGTGTTCGCTACCTGCTCGACCCGCGCGTCGTCTCCGGCACCGCCTGGATCACCGGTGCGGACGAGTCCGGCAAGCACTATGTGAACCTGGTCGCCGGTCGTGACTTCGTCGCCGACGGCACCATCGAGGCCGCCGAGGTCCGGGACGGCGATCCCTCGCCCGACGGCCGTGGCGTCCTGGAGGCCGCGCGCGGCATCGAGATCGGCCACATCTTCCAGCTCGGCCAGAAGTACACCGACTCCTTCGAGGTCGACGTGCTCGGCGAGAACGGTAAGCCGGTGCGCCTGACCATGGGCTCCTACGGCGTCGGCGTCTCCCGCATGATGGCCGTCATCGCCGAGCAGATGCACGACGAGAAGGGCCTGCGCTGGCCCCGCGAGGTCGCGCCGTACGACGTGCACGTGGTCATCGCCAATAAGGACGACGGCGCGCGCGAGGGTGCGGAACAGATTGTGGCGGAACTGAACTCGCACGGTCTCGAGGTGCTCTTCGACGACCGCAAGGCCTCCCCGGGCGTCAAGTTCAAGGATGCCGAGCTGCTCGGCATGCCGCTGGTGGTCGTCATCGGCCGCGGCTGGGCCGAGGGCAAGCTCGAACTGCGCGACCGCTTCGCCGGCACCAGCGATGAGCTCCCGGCCGAATCGGCCGTGGCGTCCATTGTCGCCAGGGTGCGCGGCTGA
- a CDS encoding three-helix bundle dimerization domain-containing protein, translating to MAVDTAREEKALRALTNRLVDDYGEAHSKERVEAVVGTVRRRFDGHSVRDFVPILIERIARRELDPAATETDIEQSVSANTTAIPLGDNSNSAGRHLFDTLDRLGSAAKGLGGRTAALPRRTVLIGAGAVLAVIAVVAVVAVQQPDSGPVSAGPVPLTTVHGVVGSEKMAFFDDPQVAQALAKHGLQVQVDPAGSRQISTSVDLAKYDFAFPSSAAAAERIQRERGVSGKYTPFSSPMVIATFKPIADLLTQAGIVQPGATTAFDVEKYLALAEQGTQWDQLAGNTVYPVRKNVLVATTDPRTSNSAAMYLAVTAYVANDNTIVRGTKAEDYAVSRISRLFTRQGYTESSSDGPFKDYLANGMGPVPMAWVYEAQYVDAAVHGQLKPDMVLMYPKPTVLSQHTVVPLNDRGDRIGKLLTTDPDLQRLAAEHGFRPNDPSLFTKVTAEHQVPVDTNLINVVDPPNYDTLEHLLDDVAKAYN from the coding sequence GTGGCGGTCGATACTGCCCGGGAAGAAAAAGCACTGCGTGCGCTGACGAATCGCCTGGTAGACGACTATGGCGAGGCGCATTCGAAGGAGCGCGTCGAGGCCGTGGTGGGTACGGTGCGGCGACGGTTCGACGGGCATTCGGTGCGTGATTTCGTTCCCATTCTGATCGAGCGGATTGCGCGGCGGGAGTTGGATCCGGCCGCGACGGAAACCGATATCGAACAATCGGTTTCAGCGAATACGACAGCAATTCCATTGGGCGACAATTCGAATTCGGCCGGCCGTCATCTGTTCGACACCTTGGACCGATTGGGTTCGGCCGCCAAGGGTTTGGGCGGACGGACGGCGGCCCTGCCGCGCCGGACCGTGCTGATCGGTGCGGGCGCCGTGCTCGCGGTGATCGCGGTGGTGGCTGTTGTCGCTGTGCAGCAGCCGGATTCGGGGCCGGTGAGCGCGGGGCCGGTGCCGTTGACGACGGTGCACGGTGTGGTCGGCTCGGAGAAGATGGCGTTCTTCGACGATCCGCAGGTCGCGCAGGCGCTGGCCAAACACGGACTGCAGGTGCAGGTCGATCCGGCCGGATCACGGCAGATCTCCACCTCGGTGGATCTGGCCAAGTACGACTTCGCCTTCCCGTCGAGTGCCGCGGCCGCCGAGCGGATCCAGCGCGAACGTGGGGTGAGCGGCAAGTACACGCCGTTCTCCTCCCCCATGGTCATCGCCACCTTCAAGCCGATCGCGGATCTGCTGACCCAGGCCGGAATCGTGCAGCCCGGCGCGACAACGGCATTCGACGTCGAGAAGTACCTCGCCCTCGCCGAGCAGGGCACGCAGTGGGATCAGCTGGCCGGTAACACCGTCTATCCGGTCCGCAAGAATGTGCTGGTGGCCACCACCGATCCGCGGACCTCCAACTCCGCCGCGATGTACCTGGCGGTAACGGCCTACGTCGCCAATGACAACACCATCGTGCGCGGGACCAAGGCCGAAGACTATGCGGTGTCCCGCATTTCGCGTCTGTTCACCCGCCAGGGCTACACCGAGTCCAGCAGCGACGGACCGTTCAAGGACTACCTCGCCAATGGGATGGGCCCGGTGCCGATGGCCTGGGTCTACGAAGCCCAGTACGTGGACGCCGCCGTGCACGGCCAGTTGAAGCCGGACATGGTGCTGATGTATCCGAAGCCGACCGTCCTGTCCCAGCACACCGTGGTGCCGCTGAACGACAGGGGCGACCGGATCGGCAAGCTGCTGACCACCGATCCGGATCTGCAGCGGCTCGCGGCCGAACACGGCTTCCGGCCCAATGATCCGAGCCTGTTCACGAAAGTCACCGCCGAACACCAGGTTCCGGTCGATACGAACCTCATCAATGTGGTCGATCCGCCGAATTACGACACCCTCGAGCATCTGCTCGACGATGTCGCCAAGGCCTACAACTGA
- a CDS encoding ferritin-like domain-containing protein — MTTPDQQALTDALSAEYAAVYAYGIIAAFANHDRDKLVAESTAAHRARRDATIDTLKSLGANAPAPAAAYTTPFVVDDPIPAAKLAVTVESDTAAAWRSAVERADTPEIRHIALDALTETALRLATWQSILGANPITVAFPGQP, encoded by the coding sequence ATGACCACACCCGATCAGCAGGCGCTCACCGATGCGTTGAGCGCCGAGTACGCCGCTGTGTACGCGTACGGCATCATTGCCGCCTTCGCCAATCACGACCGCGACAAGCTCGTCGCCGAATCCACTGCGGCGCACCGGGCCCGGCGTGATGCGACCATCGACACCCTGAAATCGCTCGGCGCGAACGCCCCGGCGCCCGCCGCCGCCTATACGACGCCGTTCGTCGTCGACGACCCGATTCCGGCCGCCAAACTCGCGGTGACCGTCGAGTCCGATACGGCGGCGGCATGGCGCTCCGCGGTGGAGCGGGCCGACACCCCCGAAATCCGGCACATCGCGCTCGACGCACTCACCGAAACCGCTCTACGGCTGGCCACCTGGCAGTCCATCCTCGGCGCCAACCCGATCACGGTCGCCTTTCCCGGCCAGCCCTGA